The Streptomyces durmitorensis genome contains the following window.
TCGCGCCGTCCACCTCCGCGGCCTCGTACAGATCCTTCGAGACGGACTGGAGGTCGGCGAGGATGAGGATCGCGAAGAAGGGGACGCCGCGCCAGAGTTCGGCGACGACGACGGCAGGGAAGACGGTGCTGGTGTCCGAGAGCCAGGACGTGCCGTACGAGCCGATCCCCATGTCCGCGAGGTAACGGGTGATGCCCGTCTGCGAGTTGAAGATCAGCAGCCAGATCGTCGAGGTGAGCACGCCGGAGACGGCCCACGGCGAGAAGACCAGGGCGCGCGCCATCGCACGGCCGATGAAGGTCTGGTTGACGATCAGCGCGAGCCCCAGGCCGAGGAGCAGTTGCAGGACGACCTCGACGGCGACCCACTGGAGGCTGAAGCCGAGCGTCTGCCAGAACTGCGGGTCCTCGGTGAACGCGGTGACGAAGTTGTCGAAGCCCGCGAAGCCGTCACGCCAGGGCTTCGTGGGGTTGTAGTGGCGCAGGCTGTAGTAGAAGACGCTGATGACCGGGTAGGCGATGAAGCCCAGCATCAGGAGTCCGGCCGGCGCGATCAGCAGATACGGGAGGCGGCGCGGGGTCGCTCCCGTTCGGCGCCGGTGCGCACCCGGCGTGCGGCGCCGGGGCGGTGGCTGCGGTGGCGCTTTCGCCACAGCTGAGGCCATGTCTGCTTCTCCGTTCTCATGGGCGGCACACAGTCGGCGAGATGAAGCGCTTCGCAGACATTGTTCGAGATCTCGTACAAAAAGAGTGGTCGGGAGGGCTCAGCCCGCGTACGGGTCGGGGACCTCGCCCTCGCGGGCCAGGAACGCGAAGTCGCAGCCGGTGTCGGCCTGGGTGATCTGCTCGCTGTAGAGGGCGCCGTAGCCGCGTCCGTAGCGCGCGGGCGGCGGCGTCCACGCATCGCGTCGCCGCGCCAACTCCTCGTCGGAAACGTCGAGATGGAGCGAGCGTGCCTCGACGTCCAGGGTGATCAGGTCCCCCGTACGCACGAGGGCGAGCGGCCCGCCCACGAACGACTCGGGGGCGATGTGCAGCACACACGTGCCGTACGACGTGCCGCTCATCCGCGCGTCGGAGATCCGCACCATGTCGCGCACCCCCTGCTTGAGCAGATGATCGGGGATCGGGAGCATGCCGTACTCGGGCATCCCGGGCCCGCCCAGGGGGCCGGAGCCGCGCAGCACGAGGACGTGGTCGGCGGTGATGCCGAGCGCGGGGTCGTTGATGGTGCGCTGCATCTCCTTGTAGTCGTCGAAGACGACCGCGGGGCCGGTGTGCCGCAGCAGGTGCGGCTCGGCGGCGATGTGCTTGATGACGGCGCCGTCCGGGCAGAGATTGCCGCGGAGCACCGCCACTCCGCCCTCGTCGGCGAGCGGCTTGTCGCGGGGGCGGATGACCTCGGGGTTGTGCACGGTGGCGCCCGCGAGCTGTTCGCGCAGGGTGTCGTGGGCGACGGTGGGCCGGTCCAGATGGAGCACGTCGGTCAACTGGGCCAGAAACGCCGGGAGTCCGCCCGCGAAGTGGAAGTCCTCCATGAGGTACTGCCCGCCGGGACGCAGATTGGCCAGGACCGGCACGGTCCGCGCGATCCGGTCGAAGTCGTCGAGCGTGAGCCGTACGCCGCTGCGGCCCGCCATCGCGATCAGATGGATGACGGCGTTGGTGGAGCCGCCGAGCGCGAGGACGGTGGCGACCGCGTCCGCGTAGGCGTCCTGGGTGAGCAGCTTGGACAACGTCAGGTTCTGGTGGACGAGTTCGACGATCCGCATCCCGGACGCGGCCGCCATCCGGTCGTGCCCGGAGTCCACCGCGGGGATGGAGGAGGCGCCGGGCATCGTCACACCGAGGGCCTCGGCCGCCGCGGTCAGCGTGGAGGCGGTCCCCATGGTCATGCAGTGGCCGGGGGAGCGGGCCAACCCGCTCTCCAGCTCGGCCAGTTCGCAGTCGCCGATGAGCCCGGCGCGCTTGTCGTCCCAGTACTTCCACATGTCGGTGCCGGACCCGAGGACCTCGTTGCGCCAGTGCCCCGGGAGCATGGGCCCGGCCGGCACGAAGACGGTCGGCAGGTCGGCGCTCGCGGCGCCCATGAGCAGGGCGGGCGTCGTCTTGTCGCAGCCGCCCATCAGCACGGCGCCGTCCACCGGATAGGACCGGAGCAGCTCCTCGGTCTCCATGGCCAGGAGATTCCGGTAGAGCATCGGGGTCGGCTTCTGGAAGGTCTCCGAGAGTGTGGAGACGGGGAATTCGAGGGGGAAGCCGCCCGCCTGCCACACGCCGCGCTTGACCGCCTGGGCGCGGTCGCGCAGATGGACGTGGCAGGGATTGATGTCGGACCAGGTGTTGAGGACCGCGATGACGGGCTTGCCCAGATGCTCCTCGGGCAGGTACCCGAGCTGCCGGGTGCGGGCCCGGTGGCTGAAGGACCGCAGGCCGTCCGTGCCGTACCACTGGTGGCTGCGCAGTTCGTCCGGCCTCACAGCGACCACGCCTTCACCAGCGACGCTATCTCCTCGCGCCGCTCGACGGGCAGGACCCGGCTCGGCGGGCGCACCTCGCGGCGGCACAGACCGAGCGCGGCGAGAGCCTCCTTGACGACGGTGACGTTGTCGGCGGACTGGTCGGCCGCGCGCAGCTCCTCGAAGCGCCGGATCAGCTCCCAGACGTCCATGGCCGCCGGGTAGTCACCCGCCCGCAGGGCTTGGAGCATGCGCAGCGACACCTCGGGCGCGACATTGACCAGGCCCGAGGTGAAGCCGGTCGCGCCGACGGCCCAGTACGCGGGCGCGTACAGCTCGGCGAGACCCGCCACCCACACGAAGCGGTCGAGCCCCGCGTCCCGCGCGAACGCGGCGAAGGCGGCGGCGTCCGGGGTCGCGTACTTCGCGCCGATGACATTGGGGCACAACTCCGCGAGATCCGCGAGGCGTTGCCCTGTCAGACGCGCATTGCGGATGTACGGGACGACGCCGAGCTCGGGCACGGCGTCGGCGACGGCACGGTGGTAGTCGACCCAGCCGTCCTGGGAAACGTACGGATGCACGGGCTGATGCACCATCACCATGTGGGCGCCGGCGTCCCGCGCGTGCCGGGCGGCGGCGACCGCGGTCGGCAGGTCATGGCCGACGCCGACGAGCACGGTGGCCTCGTCGCCCGCCTCCTCCATGGTCAACTCGGTGACCAGGCGGCGCTCTTCGGGGTCCAGGGCGTAGAACTCGCCGGTGTTGCCGTTCGGGGTGAGCGTGTGCACGCCGCCGTCGACGAGCCGTCGCACCAGGGTGCGGTAGGTGTCCCGCTCCACGGAGCCGTCATCGGCGAACGGGGTCACCGGGATCGCCACGACGTCGGCGAGCGCGGAACGCTGTGATTCGAAGCGGGAGTTGTGGCTCGAGTCGGGCCCAGGACCGGTCATGAAGGATCCCCCTCCGGGAACGCGCGCCGCACGAACGAGGCGATGTGGTCGTGGAGTCCGGCGGCCGCCGCGTCGGCCTCCCCGGCGAGCGCGAGCCGCAGGATCTCCCGGTGCTCGGCCGCCTCCCGTTCCCAGGAGGGCAGGGTGGCCCAGGCGACGGCGGAGACCAGGGCCGCCTGGTCGCGCACCTCGTCGAGCATGCGGGAAAGGAGCGGATTGCCGCACGGGAGATAGAGCGCGCGGTGGAACTCCCGGTTGGCCAGGGAGCGTTCGGCCGCGTCCGCGGCGGTGTCCGCCCGCTCCAGGGCGTCGCGCGCCTCCTCCAGGAGGGCGCCGGAGCGGACGGTGCGGCGCAGCGCCTCCGGTTCGAGCAGCAGGCGGACGTCGTAGACCTCCTGCGCCATGGCCGCGTCCACCGTGCGCACGGTGGCGCCCTTGTACTGGCTCATGACGACGAGCCCGGTCCCTGCGAGTGTCTTCAGCGCCTCCCGGACGGGCGTCTTGGAGACCGCGAACTGGGCGGCGAGCTCGGTCTCGACGAGGGGCTGGCCGGGCGCCAACTGCCCGGTGAGGATGCGGTGCTTGACCGCCTCGAGCACGTACTGCGTGCGCGAGGGGATGGGGTGGGGCGCAAAGTTCATCGAAGCTCTCAGTCGTCGTGCAGCCGTGGTGCAGCCATCGCGTGAAGCCGTCGTGCAGTCATCGCGTATCGCGTCTCATATATGACGTACGAAGTACGACGCGATGAAGCTAGGGCGCCGACCGGCCCGCGTCAACGTTTCGCGCAAGAAAACTCGTTCGAAATATCGGAGTTGGAGCCCGGTGGCTCGAAGCGCTTCGACCGTTCCTGCCCGAACCGTTGACGTACTCATCCCGGCTCCCTACCTTGTCCCGGCAAGCGCTTTCCTAAAACGATTCAATCGCGTAGCGGAGGACGAACTGTGCCGACTCATGGGGAAGTTGACAGGCGCGGCCTGTTGAAACTGGCCGGCGGCTCGTTGGCGGCCCTCGGACTGACCGCCGCGGGCTGCGGCGGTGGAAGCGGGTCGGGGGACGGGACCGTCACCATCCGGTACGCGTGGTGGGGCTCCGACGACCGCGCCAAGCGGATCAACCGGACCATCGAGCTCTTCGAGAAGAAGTACCCGAAGATCAAGGTGAAGACGGACTTCCAGCCCTACCTCGACTTCTGGAAGAAGTTCAACACCCAGGCCTCCGGGGGCAATCCGCCGGACGTCTTCCAGAACGCGATCGGCTTCCTGCGCAAGTACGACCAGCGCAATGTGCTGCTCGACCTGCACGCACAGGCCAAGGCGGGCAACCTGCGCCTCGAAGGCTTCCGCGCGGGCCTGGAGAAGTTCGGCGAGGTCGACGGCAAGCTGCTCGGCGTTCCGGTCGGCAGCAACTCCATGGCCCTGGTGATCGACAAGCCGGTCTTCGAGAAGGCCGGAGTCACCCCGAAGATGGGCTGGACCTGGGACGACTACCACTCCGCGATGGAGAAGATCCGCAAGCAGGGCAGGTCGGGCGACAGCGGCCTGTACGGTGTCATGTACCTCTACGACCCCTACCTGCGCCAGCGGGGCAAGGCCTTCTTCACCGAGGACGGCCTGGGCTTCGACGAGGCCGACCTCAAGGAGTGGTGGACCAAGGGGTACGCCGGGGTGAAGTCGGGGATCTACTCCGACCCGAAGAAGGTCGCCCAGATCAAGCCCAAGTCGGCCGTGGCCGCCGAGATCGCCGCCTGCGAGTTCACCTGGGACAACTTCACCGTCCGCTACACCGCCGAGGGCAAGAGCGAGTACGGCCTCGCGCCGCTCCCGACCACCGACGGCAAGAAGACGGGGCAGTACCTCGGCTCGCTGATGCTCAGCGGCTCCAAGCGCACCCAGCACCCCAAGGAGGTCGCGCAGTTCATCGACTTCATGGTGCACGACCCCGAGGTCGCCAAGATCATGGGATACGACCGCGGGGTGCCCACCACGACCGCGCAGTACGAGGCGTACAAGCCCGCCGAGGAGAAGGACAAGGTGATCGCCGCGGTCAACAAGGAGATCGCCGCGTACGAGGAGCAGTTGGTCGACGCCGATGTACTGGAGCCCATCACGCCGCACCCGGCGGGCGCCGACGTCTGCGAGGCGGCGTTCCTGCGCATCGCCGAGGAACTGGCCCTGGGGGAGCGGTCGGTGGACGAAGCGGTGAAGCAGTTCTTCACCGAGTGCAAGACCGCGCTCGGTTCCTGATGGGCGGCACGATGGCGTCCTTGCAGACCCCCGTGGCCCCGGCCACCCCCGAGAAGCCGAAGCCGCCGCGCGGTACCCGCCTCCCCGAGGCCGCGCGGCGGCGACGGCGGGGCGAGAACATCGCCGGGTTCCTCTTCATGTCGCCCTGGCTCGCGGGCTTCCTGGTTCTGACCGCCGGGCCCATGGTCGCCTCGCTCTACTTCGCGTTCACCGACTACAACCTGTTCGACGCTCCCCAGTGGATCGGCCTGGACAACTTCACCGAGATGTTCGGTGACCCGCGCTGGCGCAAGTCGGTGGAGGTCACGCTCTGGTACGTGATCGTCGGCACCCCGCTCAAGCTGGCCGCGGCGCTCGGCGTGGCGCTCCTTCTCAACCAGAAGCGGCGCGGACAGGCCTTCTACCGAGCCGCGTTCTACGCCCCGTCCCTCATCGGCGCCAGCGTCTCGATCGCCGTCGTCTGGAAGGCGATCTTCTCCGACGACGCCATCGTCGACCGTACGCAGCGGGCGATCTTCGGCATGGACGTGGGCGGCTGGACCGGCGACCCGCAGTGGATCATCTACAGCCTGATCGCGCTGACCGTCTGGCAGTTCGGCGCGCCGATGGTCATCTTCCTGGCCGGTCTGAAGCAGGTGCCGCGCGAGCTGTACGAGGCGGCGGAGGTCGACGGCGCGGGCACCTGGCGGCGGTTCTGGAACATCACCCTGCCGATGATCTCCCCGGTCCTCTTCTTCAACGTCCTCCTGGAGACCATCCACTCCTTCCAGATCTTCGCCTCCGCGTACATCGTCGGCGGCGGCGCGGGCGGCAACGCCTGCGGTCCGGCGGACGGTTCGCTCGTCTACACCTGCTACCTCTACGTCCAGGGCTTCGAGAACAGCCGGATGGGCCTGGCATCGGCCATGGCCTGGATGCTGCTGCTCGCGGTGGCCCTGGTGACGGCGGTCCTGTTCTGGTCCCAGAAGCGCTGGGTGCACTACGAGGAGGGATCCCGATGACCGCACCGAGCGCGCTGTCCGGCCGCCGTCGTCGCGGGGCCGGTTCGCTGGCCTGGCACGTCGGCTCCCTGGCGGTTCTGGCCGTCGTCCTCTACCCGGTGATCTGGGCGATCGGCGGCTCGTTCAAGGCGAACGACGAGATCGTCGGAAGCCTCGACCTGTTCCCCACCGACCCCATCGTCGCCAACTACGCCGGACTCGCCGACGGCATCGCCGACATCTCCATCGCCACCTTCTTCTCCAACTCCCTGTTCCTGGCGCTCGGTTCGGTCGTGGGCGTGCTCTTCTCCTGCTCCCTCGCGGGCTACGCCTTCGCGCGGATCAAGTTCGCCGGGCGCAACGTGCTCTTCGCGCTGATGATCGGCACCCTGCTGCTGCCGTACCACGTGCTCCTGATCCCGCAGTATGTGCTGTTCCAGAAGATGGGCCTGATCAACACCTATACGCCGCTGCTGCTCGGCAAATATCTGGCGGTGGACGCCTTCTTCGTCTTCCTGATGGTGCAGTTCATGCGGAACCTGCCCAAGGAACTGGACGAGGCGGCGCGGCTCGACGGCTGCGGGCATCTGCGCATCTACTGGTCGATCGTCCTTCCGCTGTGCAGGCCGGCGCTGATCACCAGCGCGATCTTCACCTTCATCAACTCCTGGAACGACTTCATGGGTCCGCTGATCTACCTCAACGACCCCTCCAAGTACACCGTTTCGCTGGGCCTGAAGATGTTCGTCGACCAGGAGGGCCTTGCCAACTACGGCGGGATGATCGCCATGTCCCTCGTCGCGCTGGTGCCGGTCCTCGCGTTCTTCCTGGCCTTCCAGCGGTACCTGATCGACGGTATGGCCACGTCGGGTCTGAAGGGCTGAGCGCCGATGAAGGCCAGGACGATGGACCGCTTCGGGACCTTCGCCGAATGTCTGCTGACCGGGGTGTGGATCGCGCTCGCCGCCCTGCCCCTGGTCACACTGCCCGCCGCCTTCGCCGCGGGGGCCCGTCACCTGAACCGGCATCTGGCCCACGAGACCTCGGGGTGGCGGGAGTTCACCGCCGATCTGCGGGCGGCGGTGCGGCGCGGCTGGCTGGTGGGCCTCGCAGGCTGGGCGGCGCTCGCGCTGCTCCTGGCGGACATCGCGTTCGTACGGGCGGGTCTGCCCGGCGGCGCGTTCGTCGGCGCGGTCGGGGTCGTGGCCCTGTTCGTCCTGGTCGTCACCGGCCTGCGGGCGGCCGCGAACTGGGGCCCCGGTGCGTCGTGGCGCACGCTCCTGACCGAAGCGGTGCGCCGCACGCTGCGCGATCCCGCCGGTTCACTGGTGATCGTGTGCGGCTTCGCCGTGGTCGTGGCGTCCGCGTGGTTCGCCCTGCCGCTCGCGGCTCCCGCGCTGGGAATGGTCGCGGCGGCGGCGCTGGCAGTCGAACGGCGCGGCACGGCGGTCTGACGCCCCGCGCTCCCGGACCGGCCCGCATCGAGCCATCCGCACACATCGGCATCTGTCATGCCCACGCAAAGAGAGAGGATCACGATGTCTCCGATTCCCCGCAGGTCCCTGCTCAAGGCCGCCGCAGTGGCCGGTGCCGCCGCGCAGTTCAGCTGGGCGCTCGGCCGTGGTGACGCCGAAGCCGCTCCCCGCGCGGCGGCTGCCGACGGCCCCGTCTCCGTCGGCTGGCTGGAGAAGGGAGGGCTCGGTGCCGCGCCCGGCTCCACCTTCGGCGTCCCGTGGCCCAAGGGTGCCCACCCCGCCGGGCAGAGGTTCGCCCTCGCCACCGCCGACGGCAAGGACATCCCCGTACAGACCTGGACCACCGCCCACTGGCCGGACGGCTCGGTGAAGTGGACGGCACACGCGGTGGGCCCGGCGGCAGGCGCCGAGAAGTTCACCCTCAAGGCCGGGACGCCCGCCGCACCGGACAAGAAGGTCAGCGTCACCGAGACCCGCCGTGCCATCACCGTCGACACCGGCGTCATCAAGGCCGTCATCGCCAAGGACGGGGAGCGGCTGGTCGAGTCCGTGACCCGCGACGGCACGAAGATCGCC
Protein-coding sequences here:
- a CDS encoding dihydrodipicolinate synthase family protein; this translates as MTGPGPDSSHNSRFESQRSALADVVAIPVTPFADDGSVERDTYRTLVRRLVDGGVHTLTPNGNTGEFYALDPEERRLVTELTMEEAGDEATVLVGVGHDLPTAVAAARHARDAGAHMVMVHQPVHPYVSQDGWVDYHRAVADAVPELGVVPYIRNARLTGQRLADLAELCPNVIGAKYATPDAAAFAAFARDAGLDRFVWVAGLAELYAPAYWAVGATGFTSGLVNVAPEVSLRMLQALRAGDYPAAMDVWELIRRFEELRAADQSADNVTVVKEALAALGLCRREVRPPSRVLPVERREEIASLVKAWSL
- a CDS encoding GntR family transcriptional regulator, which produces MNFAPHPIPSRTQYVLEAVKHRILTGQLAPGQPLVETELAAQFAVSKTPVREALKTLAGTGLVVMSQYKGATVRTVDAAMAQEVYDVRLLLEPEALRRTVRSGALLEEARDALERADTAADAAERSLANREFHRALYLPCGNPLLSRMLDEVRDQAALVSAVAWATLPSWEREAAEHREILRLALAGEADAAAAGLHDHIASFVRRAFPEGDPS
- a CDS encoding carbohydrate ABC transporter permease; the protein is MASAVAKAPPQPPPRRRTPGAHRRRTGATPRRLPYLLIAPAGLLMLGFIAYPVISVFYYSLRHYNPTKPWRDGFAGFDNFVTAFTEDPQFWQTLGFSLQWVAVEVVLQLLLGLGLALIVNQTFIGRAMARALVFSPWAVSGVLTSTIWLLIFNSQTGITRYLADMGIGSYGTSWLSDTSTVFPAVVVAELWRGVPFFAILILADLQSVSKDLYEAAEVDGASRFRQFFHITLPHLKDAIILSTLLRAVWEFNNVDLLYTLTGGGPAGETTTLPLRIASIAVDSHDFGYASALTSIAFVILLFCSMVYLRLSKFGGQDK
- a CDS encoding carbohydrate ABC transporter permease encodes the protein MASLQTPVAPATPEKPKPPRGTRLPEAARRRRRGENIAGFLFMSPWLAGFLVLTAGPMVASLYFAFTDYNLFDAPQWIGLDNFTEMFGDPRWRKSVEVTLWYVIVGTPLKLAAALGVALLLNQKRRGQAFYRAAFYAPSLIGASVSIAVVWKAIFSDDAIVDRTQRAIFGMDVGGWTGDPQWIIYSLIALTVWQFGAPMVIFLAGLKQVPRELYEAAEVDGAGTWRRFWNITLPMISPVLFFNVLLETIHSFQIFASAYIVGGGAGGNACGPADGSLVYTCYLYVQGFENSRMGLASAMAWMLLLAVALVTAVLFWSQKRWVHYEEGSR
- a CDS encoding carbohydrate ABC transporter permease, whose protein sequence is MTAPSALSGRRRRGAGSLAWHVGSLAVLAVVLYPVIWAIGGSFKANDEIVGSLDLFPTDPIVANYAGLADGIADISIATFFSNSLFLALGSVVGVLFSCSLAGYAFARIKFAGRNVLFALMIGTLLLPYHVLLIPQYVLFQKMGLINTYTPLLLGKYLAVDAFFVFLMVQFMRNLPKELDEAARLDGCGHLRIYWSIVLPLCRPALITSAIFTFINSWNDFMGPLIYLNDPSKYTVSLGLKMFVDQEGLANYGGMIAMSLVALVPVLAFFLAFQRYLIDGMATSGLKG
- the araD gene encoding L-arabinonate dehydratase, with the protein product MVAVRPDELRSHQWYGTDGLRSFSHRARTRQLGYLPEEHLGKPVIAVLNTWSDINPCHVHLRDRAQAVKRGVWQAGGFPLEFPVSTLSETFQKPTPMLYRNLLAMETEELLRSYPVDGAVLMGGCDKTTPALLMGAASADLPTVFVPAGPMLPGHWRNEVLGSGTDMWKYWDDKRAGLIGDCELAELESGLARSPGHCMTMGTASTLTAAAEALGVTMPGASSIPAVDSGHDRMAAASGMRIVELVHQNLTLSKLLTQDAYADAVATVLALGGSTNAVIHLIAMAGRSGVRLTLDDFDRIARTVPVLANLRPGGQYLMEDFHFAGGLPAFLAQLTDVLHLDRPTVAHDTLREQLAGATVHNPEVIRPRDKPLADEGGVAVLRGNLCPDGAVIKHIAAEPHLLRHTGPAVVFDDYKEMQRTINDPALGITADHVLVLRGSGPLGGPGMPEYGMLPIPDHLLKQGVRDMVRISDARMSGTSYGTCVLHIAPESFVGGPLALVRTGDLITLDVEARSLHLDVSDEELARRRDAWTPPPARYGRGYGALYSEQITQADTGCDFAFLAREGEVPDPYAG
- a CDS encoding ABC transporter substrate-binding protein, which gives rise to MPTHGEVDRRGLLKLAGGSLAALGLTAAGCGGGSGSGDGTVTIRYAWWGSDDRAKRINRTIELFEKKYPKIKVKTDFQPYLDFWKKFNTQASGGNPPDVFQNAIGFLRKYDQRNVLLDLHAQAKAGNLRLEGFRAGLEKFGEVDGKLLGVPVGSNSMALVIDKPVFEKAGVTPKMGWTWDDYHSAMEKIRKQGRSGDSGLYGVMYLYDPYLRQRGKAFFTEDGLGFDEADLKEWWTKGYAGVKSGIYSDPKKVAQIKPKSAVAAEIAACEFTWDNFTVRYTAEGKSEYGLAPLPTTDGKKTGQYLGSLMLSGSKRTQHPKEVAQFIDFMVHDPEVAKIMGYDRGVPTTTAQYEAYKPAEEKDKVIAAVNKEIAAYEEQLVDADVLEPITPHPAGADVCEAAFLRIAEELALGERSVDEAVKQFFTECKTALGS